In the Endozoicomonas sp. SCSIO W0465 genome, CGGCAATCAGCCGGGTTTGTAAATTATCAATCATGGTAGCACTGGCATAAGTTTCAACATCTTCTTTGGCAAGGTAACCCCGTTGGTAATCAAAATTAATGGAGGATATGGCTCTTTCAACCGGCTCCCGAACCAAGGCGATGTATCGTCCTTTAAAACCACCATCTGCTATCAGGCCGGTTGGCATATGACCGCTGATAAATCGAGGTGGATTCTGTGCTGCAAGGGTTTGAAGCGCTTCCCGGGAGGGATAACCGCCCATGGCGCCCATTTTGAAAAGATTTGGGGAAACCCCTTCTTGTCGCTTAACAGGGAAGCGATGATTAAATACCTTTCCAGAATCCCTGCTGATGGCTTTCATCAGATAATCAATGTTGGTGCCACCGGTTTTAGGAATATGGGCAAAAACGATATCTTCTTTCCCGGCGTTTCGTATTTCATCGGAGACATCCACACTGTTAAGCCGGGTAATCGTTGCTGAAACGTACGATGTGTTTGCTTGCATTATCTAATCACCTCAAGGGGCATGACTTCATAGATTCCAAACCGGACTCCAAACCAGCTCCCAAAACATCTTTGACCCTGTTTATGACAATAATGTTCCTTAACTTTTTAGTGATGAGCTATGATGCGGGCCGATCATAATGCCTGGAGTCCGGACATGAGCTCAGATATGCAACGCCTCAACGATGAAAACAGCTTGTATGGGCGCATGAAAGCAGCCTGCCAGGAGGACTGGCATGACTACTGTCATCACCCATTTGTTCAGGGAATTGCTGATGGCACACTGCCTCTGGCCTGTTTTCGCCACTACCTTCAGCAGGACTATCTGTTTCTGATTCACTTTGCCAGGGCCTACTCACTGGCGGTTTACAAGTCCGATAATCTGGACGATATGCGTTCGGCATCGGCCTCTGTCAGCGGTATCCTGGGCGAGATGACACTGCACCTGTCCTATTGCCGGGAGTGGGGGCTGACAGAAAAGGATGTGGTCAGCCTGCCGGAAGCCCGGGCCAATATGGCTTATACCCGCTACGTGCTGGAACGGGGAATGGCCGGTGATATTCTGGATTTATACACGGCGTTATCGCCCTGTGCCGTTGGTTATGCGGAAATCGGCCATCGTTTGAAGCACGATCCCAATACCCTCAAAGAGGGCAACCCCTACTGGGCCTGGATCGAAGCCTACGGTGGTGAAGCGTTTCTGGAAGGTGCCAGAAAGCAGGTCCAGCGGCTGGATCATCTGGCCCAGTCCCGTTATAACGCTGCCCGGATGGATTCACTCTGCCAGACGTTCCGGGCAGCCACCCGGCTGGAAATCGGGTTCTGGCAGATGGGGCTGGATTGCTCGTTTTAACGTCCGGTGGCGGTTTGTATTTCTCTGCTATCCTAAGCCCTCGAACAACAATTCATAACCTATAACTCATAACCCGTAAAGGCATGCGTATGAATCTTGAATCGAGAGTTGAGAAACTGGAGATGGGGCAGGAAGCACTTAATCACGCCTTTCGCGATCTGGCAAATGTCGTCAGTGCCACCCATGAAGTGGTTGCTCTTATTCTCAAAGAGCAGCAGGACACCCGTAAAGAGCTGAATGAGTTCAAGGGGGAAGTCAAGGCCCAGTTCCGGCAGATTGACCAGCGCTTTGATCAGCAGGACAAGCGCTTTGACAAGATTGAAGAAATTCTGATCCAGATCATCGGTCGCCTTCCTGACCAGCCCGCCATCTAAACCGGTTCCCGTTCCTGTGGTTCTCCATAGGAACGACAACACGCTTTTTCTCGTTTTCAGGCATTCCCGCCGCATCTACCTGGCTGGGAGTTTCGGGCACGCATTCCCACGGGGGAGAGGGTGTCGAAAAACTCTCCGGACACCTCGTTCCCACGCTCCGCGTGGGAATGCATGCGGATCTGGCAGCATGAGAAAGAGCCACTGCCTGGTAGGGTTTTCGGGGGCTCCATGCGAGTATGGTAATTGTGGCGGGATCGGTATGCATTCCCACGCAGAGCATGGGAACGAGATGTTCAGAGTGTCCGCAGGGTTTTGCGACAACCTCGGGACCGTGGGAACGAGTCTTCTCAGGAAAGCCCGGATTCAGCTTTTGCTTTGATTATTTCTGGGTTGATATACATCAATGGAATGTAAATTTTCATCAACCGGGAATATCAAACTCAATTGATTGTTTCGGTATCTACCTACCTTGTTGTCTGGGTATTTTAGATTGTGCCCTTCGTTGCAGTTTATTTCCTTCCCTTATTAATCAAGGCCTTTATTCCTGGTTTTGATTATTTGTTATCACATTCTGATTAATATTTACCCTATTTGCAGGAGAAAAAGTCATAAGCAGATTCAATTATTTAATGTGACCTTAGTACAAACACTCTTGAATAATTGCCTCCAAATTAAGTCGCTCGCATCGGTGAGGGGCTTCTGCCCTATGCCATGCATAAGAAGAAAGGCGACAGCAAAAAGCACACACATCACACACAATTTCAGGAGTGAACTCCATGCAAAAGAAAATTCTTGCAGCTGTTGTTGCTTCCGTCATGGCTGGTCAGGCTATGGCTGTTACTGTTATCGACAACGGCACTGACAAAGTGACCATCGGTGGTCACGTTGGTATGCGTTATGTTGACCAGACTGATGGCAAATCTGAAGGCGACAGCAGCCGTATCAACTTTGGCTTCGAACACAAGCTGACTGAAGCGACTACTGCTTTTGCCAAAGCTGAGTGGGGCTTCGACGTGACTGATACTGACGGAGACGTTTTCAGTAACCGTCTGGGTTACCTGGGTGCTAAGAACGACCAGTTCGGTTCTATCTCTTACGGTAAGCAGTGGTCTACTTACTACACAGTTGCTGGCTGGACTGATGTACTGGCTACTACTGGTGGTAACACTATTGGTACTTACTCTAGATTCGGTGACGCTCTGGGTACAGCCCGTGCTGACGACGCTATTCAGTACAACCACAGCATCATGGGTCTGAATATCTCTGCTCAGGCACAGCTGGGTGAGAGAGAAGTTATTGATAGTAAAGCAGCGGTGGATTTTGGTACTCGTGATAGCTCTTACGCTATTGCCGCCAG is a window encoding:
- a CDS encoding sulfotransferase domain-containing protein: MQANTSYVSATITRLNSVDVSDEIRNAGKEDIVFAHIPKTGGTNIDYLMKAISRDSGKVFNHRFPVKRQEGVSPNLFKMGAMGGYPSREALQTLAAQNPPRFISGHMPTGLIADGGFKGRYIALVREPVERAISSINFDYQRGYLAKEDVETYASATMIDNLQTRLIAGKHYMNGECSEKTWQEATTRIENDFLFVAPTEAANSVTALVGSLYGEKKVATARFQVTGDKLYDEKSPPEHLKSVLTERNHFDIRLYNHVVNQWALFKERHVTELPAGNNEEAPYLTLPPDMLTTKAWKRLTDHEIEEHNRKTDGSLIRVRQL
- the tenA gene encoding thiaminase II, whose translation is MSSDMQRLNDENSLYGRMKAACQEDWHDYCHHPFVQGIADGTLPLACFRHYLQQDYLFLIHFARAYSLAVYKSDNLDDMRSASASVSGILGEMTLHLSYCREWGLTEKDVVSLPEARANMAYTRYVLERGMAGDILDLYTALSPCAVGYAEIGHRLKHDPNTLKEGNPYWAWIEAYGGEAFLEGARKQVQRLDHLAQSRYNAARMDSLCQTFRAATRLEIGFWQMGLDCSF
- a CDS encoding porin, which codes for MQKKILAAVVASVMAGQAMAVTVIDNGTDKVTIGGHVGMRYVDQTDGKSEGDSSRINFGFEHKLTEATTAFAKAEWGFDVTDTDGDVFSNRLGYLGAKNDQFGSISYGKQWSTYYTVAGWTDVLATTGGNTIGTYSRFGDALGTARADDAIQYNHSIMGLNISAQAQLGEREVIDSKAAVDFGTRDSSYAIAASYDLPMGLSFGAAYNQAEVKDLKPVVYGSDKLKAKSAVIGAKFEADKIYAAFTYAELRNLDDKDYLGFVKEAQGMELYASYQLNEMFKVGGGYNQLKDESNSAVANKGEIKYIPVEVVYTQGPVQLSGTYEFQDSVIAGTTESVDDKLILQARYYF